A window from Candidatus Eisenbacteria bacterium encodes these proteins:
- a CDS encoding TldD/PmbA family protein — MNKEMLDLAASSIKAAKSAGADDCRVQISRERFVEISYRERKPETIKEASSRGLFIEIFANGRYSGQSTSDLRKEPLQAFISNAVATTKLLAEDPFRSLPDPKYYAGRAQLDLQILDPSYAQLTPEARHSIVKTMEDSCLSLGGDKVISVTAEQYDSYRESVMLSSNGFEGYRESTEYQVGASMSARDEGDRRPMGYYYAGAVSRKTMPRPEEIGALAAKRTLSLFGGKKIQTETLPIIVENQNVPRLLGAFLQAMSGRSIQQKQSFLSDKKGQKVGSDQFTLIDDPLLAGGLGSRLYDSDGFAAKERTMVESGVLNDFYVDWYYGRKLGWEPTTGRSSNLIIPPGKRSVEEIMKDLGRGIYITGFIGGNSNSTTGDSSIGIFGQLFEKGEPVQAIAEMNIADNHLKFWNKLAEVGNDPWVYSSQRSPSLVFTDVVVSGV; from the coding sequence ATGAACAAAGAAATGTTAGATCTTGCCGCTTCGTCGATCAAAGCCGCGAAATCTGCCGGAGCTGATGACTGCCGGGTGCAAATCAGCAGGGAACGGTTTGTCGAGATAAGCTATCGGGAACGAAAACCAGAGACCATTAAGGAGGCGTCAAGCAGGGGGCTCTTCATCGAAATCTTCGCAAACGGCCGCTACTCAGGCCAGAGCACTTCGGATCTGCGCAAGGAACCATTGCAGGCTTTCATCTCAAACGCCGTTGCCACAACGAAGCTCCTGGCGGAGGATCCGTTTCGAAGCCTGCCTGACCCGAAATACTATGCAGGCAGGGCACAGCTCGATCTGCAGATCCTCGACCCATCCTATGCCCAGCTCACACCTGAAGCAAGGCACAGTATAGTCAAAACCATGGAAGATTCCTGCCTCAGCCTGGGCGGAGACAAGGTGATTTCTGTCACAGCAGAGCAATACGATAGCTACCGTGAATCAGTGATGCTGTCGAGCAACGGTTTCGAGGGCTACAGGGAATCCACGGAGTACCAGGTCGGTGCAAGTATGTCAGCCAGGGATGAGGGTGATCGGCGTCCCATGGGATACTACTATGCCGGAGCTGTCTCCAGGAAGACTATGCCCAGGCCCGAGGAGATCGGTGCCCTCGCAGCAAAGCGCACACTGAGTCTATTTGGCGGGAAGAAGATACAAACCGAAACTCTGCCTATCATCGTGGAGAACCAAAATGTTCCTCGGCTGCTGGGAGCATTTCTTCAGGCGATGTCAGGAAGAAGCATCCAGCAGAAGCAGTCGTTCCTGTCGGACAAGAAAGGACAGAAAGTCGGAAGTGACCAGTTCACTCTGATCGACGATCCGCTGCTCGCTGGGGGATTGGGCAGCCGGCTGTACGATAGTGACGGGTTTGCTGCGAAAGAAAGAACAATGGTCGAATCTGGCGTGCTGAACGACTTCTATGTAGATTGGTACTACGGCCGAAAACTAGGCTGGGAGCCGACGACAGGAAGGTCGTCAAACCTGATTATTCCGCCAGGCAAACGATCGGTTGAGGAGATCATGAAGGACTTGGGAAGAGGTATCTACATTACGGGTTTCATCGGGGGCAATTCCAACTCGACCACTGGCGATTCATCTATCGGCATTTTTGGTCAGCTCTTCGAGAAAGGAGAGCCGGTCCAGGCAATAGCTGAGATGAACATCGCCGACAATCACTTGAAGTTCTGGAACAAACTTGCCGAGGTCGGCAATGACCCGTGGGTCTATTCTTCGCAGCGCAGTCCGAGCCTGGTTTTCACGGACGTTGTTGTTTCGGGCGTTTAG